A stretch of the Marinobacter sp. JH2 genome encodes the following:
- the ftsW gene encoding putative lipid II flippase FtsW, protein MQVAASISKLQTKGLEFQPLPVLVLTSVALLVIGMVMISSASMDVAAATLGNSYHYVVRQVIFAMLGCLAALVAVNIPISWWERSGWLLLGVGILVLVLVLTPLGRTVNGSTRWIPMGVFNVQVSEVAKLCLIAYLSGYVVRRRDALLNDWSGFIRPLLVLGLAVGLLMIEPDFGASVVLSAAAAGVIFLSGVRLTRFLPLIGLMVVAGTVLVVSAPYRLKRVVSYLDPWKDQFDSGYQLTQSLIAFGRGEWTGVGLGNSVQKLFFLPEAHTDFIFAVIAEEFGLIGALIVVALFTALVVSGFVIGRRAERSGMPFGACFSYGIAMLVGLQAAINMCVTTGLLPTKGLTLPLVSYGGSSLLVTCVGLGIIARVEMERLDKEKMAADKPARKVKGGAVYD, encoded by the coding sequence ATGCAAGTAGCAGCCAGCATTTCGAAGCTCCAGACCAAAGGGCTTGAATTTCAGCCACTACCAGTTTTAGTGCTGACCTCCGTGGCTTTGTTGGTGATTGGCATGGTTATGATCTCGTCCGCTTCTATGGACGTGGCCGCAGCAACGCTAGGTAACAGTTATCACTACGTGGTACGGCAAGTGATTTTCGCCATGCTCGGTTGTTTGGCCGCTCTGGTTGCCGTGAATATTCCGATCTCTTGGTGGGAGCGCAGTGGGTGGCTTCTATTGGGTGTCGGCATACTGGTTTTGGTTTTGGTTTTGACACCGCTTGGTCGTACGGTTAACGGATCAACTCGCTGGATACCGATGGGCGTCTTTAACGTTCAGGTTTCCGAGGTCGCTAAGCTGTGTTTGATCGCTTATCTCTCGGGATATGTTGTTCGCCGTCGTGATGCCCTGCTGAATGATTGGTCCGGATTTATTCGGCCATTGTTGGTGTTGGGGCTGGCGGTTGGATTGCTGATGATCGAACCGGATTTTGGCGCCTCGGTGGTGCTGAGTGCCGCGGCCGCCGGCGTGATCTTCTTGAGCGGAGTTCGGCTCACGCGCTTTCTGCCGCTGATTGGCCTGATGGTCGTTGCCGGCACGGTGTTGGTCGTGAGTGCCCCATACCGTTTGAAACGGGTCGTCAGTTACCTCGATCCCTGGAAGGATCAGTTTGATAGTGGTTATCAGCTCACTCAATCGTTAATTGCATTTGGTCGAGGCGAGTGGACAGGCGTGGGGCTGGGCAATTCAGTCCAGAAGCTGTTCTTTTTGCCAGAGGCCCACACTGACTTCATTTTCGCAGTCATTGCCGAAGAATTTGGTCTGATCGGGGCGCTGATCGTGGTAGCCCTGTTTACCGCTCTGGTGGTGAGCGGTTTCGTGATCGGTCGCCGAGCCGAACGAAGTGGCATGCCATTTGGGGCATGTTTCAGCTATGGGATCGCGATGCTGGTTGGTTTGCAGGCGGCCATCAATATGTGTGTAACGACCGGCCTGCTGCCAACGAAAGGGCTCACGTTGCCATTGGTTAGCTACGGTGGTTCCAGTTTGTTAGTGACGTGTGTGGGTCTGGGTATCATTGCCAGGGTCGAAATGGAACGTTTGGATAAAGAGAAAATGGCGGCAGACAAACCTGCCCGAAAAGTTAAAGGAGGCGCGGTTTATGACTAG
- the murG gene encoding undecaprenyldiphospho-muramoylpentapeptide beta-N-acetylglucosaminyltransferase produces the protein MTSPRRFLMMAGGTGGHVFPALATARALQEQGHEVHWLGAKGGMEERLIGETEIPLSLIHIKGLRGKGKLALLLAPFRLMRALGEAYTHLRRINPDAVVGMGGFVTGPGGVAAWLLRRPLIIHEQNAVAGMTNRLLTRFASIVLEAFPGSFGDKTVTRCTGNPVRKDLATLPEPKQRFEGRTTPARILVVGGSLGAQVFNQQLPQALATLPESERPEVRHQCGEKNADAAREAYETAGVEASVEPFIRDMAEAYSWADLVICRAGALTVSELCAAGVGAVLVPFPHAVDDHQTRNGQHMVKAGGAILIPQSQLTPELLADTLKDLAGNRERILNMAQAAFSLARPDATERVVNYCLEAANG, from the coding sequence ATGACTAGTCCTCGTCGCTTCCTCATGATGGCGGGTGGAACAGGCGGCCATGTATTCCCAGCACTGGCCACAGCTCGGGCGTTGCAAGAGCAGGGCCATGAAGTGCATTGGCTCGGTGCCAAAGGCGGCATGGAAGAGCGGTTGATTGGTGAGACCGAAATACCGCTGTCGCTGATTCACATTAAGGGTTTGAGAGGCAAGGGCAAGCTGGCGTTGTTGCTGGCACCGTTCCGGTTGATGCGAGCGCTCGGTGAAGCCTATACCCATCTTCGCAGAATCAACCCAGACGCTGTTGTCGGTATGGGTGGGTTTGTTACTGGACCGGGTGGGGTGGCTGCCTGGTTGCTGCGCAGACCGTTGATTATTCATGAGCAGAATGCGGTTGCGGGCATGACCAACCGGTTGTTAACGCGCTTCGCGAGCATTGTGTTGGAAGCATTTCCCGGTAGTTTCGGTGATAAGACGGTGACCCGCTGCACCGGGAATCCGGTGCGTAAAGACTTGGCAACATTGCCAGAGCCCAAGCAAAGGTTTGAGGGTAGAACCACCCCCGCACGAATTTTGGTGGTAGGCGGCAGCTTGGGCGCGCAAGTGTTCAACCAGCAATTGCCGCAGGCGCTGGCAACTTTGCCTGAAAGCGAACGCCCGGAAGTGCGCCACCAGTGCGGTGAAAAAAATGCAGATGCCGCGCGTGAAGCTTATGAAACCGCGGGGGTTGAGGCCAGTGTTGAGCCCTTTATCCGCGACATGGCTGAAGCCTATAGCTGGGCAGATCTTGTCATTTGCCGGGCAGGCGCATTGACCGTGTCGGAGTTGTGTGCAGCGGGTGTCGGCGCGGTGCTGGTGCCTTTCCCACACGCTGTAGATGATCATCAAACCCGCAATGGCCAGCACATGGTGAAAGCGGGTGGCGCCATTCTGATTCCTCAGTCTCAGCTGACACCTGAATTGTTGGCCGACACACTGAAAGATTTAGCGGGTAACCGCGAACGCATCCTGAACATGGCACAGGCCGCTTTTTCGCTGGCGCGCCCTGATGCAACGGAGAGAGTTGTGAATTACTGTCTGGAGGCCGCCAATGGCTGA